A stretch of DNA from Paracoccus methylovorus:
TGCGGATTTGCGGCGTCGGGTCGGCGCACAGATCCTCATAGCGCAGGATCATCGGTCTGGCGGCCTCCAGACCTTTCAGCCCGGTCGTGGTAACGGCAGACCAGAATGCGCCGCTGTCCCGAAGGCTGGGCTGACGGGCGATGATGCTGCGGACGCCAAAGCAGTTGCCGATTGCCACGACAGCGGGCCAGAAAGCGCCCCGCCCGAAATGACGGCGCGGGTCCAGCAGGTCGATCCCCAGCGTCCCGCACCAGCGCCAGCACCAGATCGCCAGCCGGGCGGCGGGATAGTCACGCATGGAAAGCGCCGTCTCGGGGCCATTGCGCAACAAAAGGACGGTGCGCGCTTCGGGGAACATCTCGCACAGCGTTCCGGCTGCGACCAGCGATCCGCCAGAGCGCTCGACCCATACGCGGCGCGGGCCAAGATGCCGGGCCATCGCCCGGAACAGCCCGCGATACTGATCGGCCAGAGATGCGCGCTCTCGCGTCGCGATGTCTTGCCGAAGGGCATCGAACAGCGCGTCGGCGTCTTGCGTCAGATGCGGCAGCGTGACGGCCAGGATGGGTGGGCAGTGCCAGGGATCATGCGCGGGGCTGCCTGCGCGCCCATACAGGAATTCGGAAGGCGCGGCATCGGGATTGGCCACCTGGGACATTGCGCGAGAGGGTCGGGCCAGATGCGACCAGAACCGTCGCCCGCTTAGCCGTGCGGGGCGAAAGGCATTATGGCCGACCGAGGCGAATAATTCGGAAATCGAAAGAATATCGGGATGCTCGCGTAGTATCCGCGACACGAGGGTCGAGCCGCAGCGGGCCGAACCAAGGATCAACCCTCCTTGCATCAAGCCATCGTGCATCATACGGCCCCCGCACGGATTGCCGCGACCATGCGATCCACATCCGCCTGTGCCAAGGCATGTGGGTCTTGCCGCGTGACCAGATCCAGCCGGTCGCTGGCAGCCAGCGCCACGATGCCGTGCACCGACAGGAACAGTTGCTCGGCCAGCAAGCGCGGAGAGGATTGCGGTTCCAGCATGGCCAGCGGGGCGGCAATGCGGTCGATCAGCCCGTCGATGAGTGCCAGATACCAGTCGGGAAAGCTTTCGGTGACACGGGGGCCCTCGAACAATCCGCGCCAGACGACTTTTCGGGCCAGCATGAAGCCAAGGTAAACCTCGGCCAGCGCGTGCAGCCGTTCCTGGGGGTTGGCAACGCTTACCGCGTCGATGGCCTGCGCCAGTTCGGTGAAGGTGTGGCGGTTCACCTCATGCAGGACGGCGCTCATATTCCGAAACAGGTTGTAGATCGTGCCGGGCGTTACCCCCACGCCCGATGCCAGCGCCCGTGCGGTCAAAGCCTCGGGGCCGCCCTGTTCCAGCAACTGCCGTGCAACCTCGACGCATCGGGCGTGCAGCTCATTCGGGTCATACTGTCGGGGTCGTGCCATCTGGGTTCCTAAACATGGTTCAAAAACCTGCTTGACGGGAATTGCAAGCTTTGTCAAGGTTAGTGAATAGTGTTCAATAATGGTTCCAAAGATGTCCCGCACTGACCAAACCCCGACAATCAACATGACCATCACGGGAACTGGCAGCTATCTTCCCTGCAAGGTCCTGACCTCTGCCGCAATCGATGCGCGGATGGGTTGGCAGGATGGGACCTGCCAAAGCCGATACGGGATCGTCGCGCGCCATGTCGCGGCAGGGGAGGAGACCAGTTCCCTCATGGCGAGCAAGGCTGCGCATCGCGCGATGGAGATGGCCGGCTGCCGGCCGCAGGATCTGGACCTGATCCTCGGCGCCTGCGGGGTGATGGAGCAGCCCATCCCCTCGACAGCGGTGCTGGTTCAGGAAAAGCTGGGACTGGGGCGGACGGGTATCCCGGCCTATGACGTGAATGCGACCTGTCTCAGCTTTTTGCAGGCGCTGGATGTGGCGGCCTTGCATATCCAATGCGGCAGGGCGCGGCGGGTGCTGGTGTTTTCAGCCGATATCGCCTCGGTCGGGCTGGACTGGAACCACCCCGAGGCCGCAGCGATCTTTGGCGACGGCGCGGCGGCGGTCGTCCTTGAGGCGGGTGGAACGGGCGGGATACTGGCGCAGGACTTTTGCACCTTTGCCCATGGGCATGACGCATGCGTGCTGGCGGCGGGCGGCACCCGGGTCAACCCGGCGCGCGGTATCGCACCGGGCGAAGACCGGTTTCGCATGGATGGCGGCAAGGCGTTCCGCGTTGCCTCGCGTCACCTGCCGCTGTTTCTGGCACGGCTGCTGCGCCGGGCCGGTGTGACGATGGACAAGATCGGATGCGTTATCCCGCATCAGGCCAGTGCGCTGGCGCTGCGTCACGCGGTCGAGAACCTGCGTCTGGCATCGGACAAGGTGATCGACATATTCGCGCTGACCGGCAACCAGATCGCCGCCTCGATCCCCGTGGCTCTGGATCACGCGGTGCGCTCGGGTCGCTTGCGGCGGGGGAATACGGCGCTGTTGCTGGGCACTTCGGCCGGGATCTCGATCGGCGGCGCGATGGTGCGGTTTTGAGACGCGCTCTGGTGACCGGGGCCAGCGGCTGCCTTGGCCGCGCGCTGGTCGAAGAGTTGCAAGAGCAGGGCTGGCAGGTCCGCACGACCGCGCGCAGCCAGGTTGATCTGCCGGATTTCCGCGCCGTCGATCTGGTTTGCGACGATCTGCGCCCGCTGGTGGCTGGAATGGATACGGTATTTCACTGTGCGGCGCTAAGTTCGGCATGGGGCACACGGGCAGCGTTTCATGCCGCGAACGTGTTGGCCACCCGACGCCTGCTGGATGCGGCAGAGCAGGTGGGTGTCGAACGCTTGGTCTTTGCATCTTCGCCCAGCATCTATGCCGATGGCACCGACCGGCTGGACCTGCCCGAGCACGCCCCTTTGCCAGCGCGGCCGCTGTCGCTTTACGCCGAAAGCAAGCGCAAGGCCGAGGCGATGGTGCTTGGACACAACGGCGGTATGAACTGCACCGCCATCCGCCCCCGTGCCATCTATGGCCGCCATGACCGCGCCCTGCTGCCGCGTCTGATCGGCGCCATGCGGCAGGGACGGGTGCCGATGATCCGGGGTGGGCGGGCTTTGATCGACCTGACGCACAGACACGACGCGGCCCGGGCGATGATCCTTGCGGCGTCCGGTCCCCGAGGAGGGGTCTGGAACATCACCTCGGGCCAGCGTTTCCGCTTTTGCGATCTGGTCGATCTGATTGCGCGGGAAAGCGGGCTGCGCTTTCGGCGGCTGCACCTGCCTTACGGGCTGGCGCGTGGGCTGGCGGTCGTTTCGGAAAGCATGGCGCGGCTGCGCGGAGGGGCTGAGCCCCGGCTGACGCGGCAGGCCGTTGCCTCGCTGGGGACCAGCCTGACGCTGGATATCTCGGCCGCAAGGCGCGAGCTTGGCTATTGCCCCGCAGTCCGGTTCGAGGAGGGGGTGGCTGAATGCTTTGCCTGACCACGCTGCGGATTGGGGAATGCCGTGCGCCTGCATGGGGTGCGGGACTGCGGGGCAGGGGTTTTGCTACCTTCCCGGCTCTGGTCACGCTGATCAGGACCGAAACCGCGACGGTGCTGGTCGATGGCGGCTATGGTCCGGCATTCTTCAAGGCGACGGCTCGATTTCCCGCCCGCTTTTATCGCTGGCTGACCCCGGTGCGCCTGCCCGAAGATCAGTGGCTGTCCCGGCAGTTGCCCTGCGTGCCGGATATGGTGCTGCTGACCCATATGCATGCCGATCATGTCTCGGGGTTGATGGAGCTGCCGGAGGGCGTGCCGGTGCGTGCATCGCGGCAGGCCATTGCCCATCTGCGCGGATTGTCGGATTGGCAGGCACTTCGCGCGGCCTGCCCGGCAGGTTTGCGCGACGCCGTTCTTGCCCGCGATCCGCAGCCGGTCGAGGACGGTCCTTTGGTCCCGACCGGCCTGCCGGGTTTCCCCGAAGGTCACGACATACTTGGCGATGGCCGTTTGATCGCGATCCCGCTGCCCGGTCATGGGATCGGACAGATCGGGCTGTGGATCCCCGAGGCCGCGCGTTTCCTGATCGCCGATGCCGCCTATAGCCGGGCCAGCCTGCGTGAAAATCGCCTGCCGCCGGGCCCGGTTCTGGCGCGTCTGGGCGATGCGGAAGCCTATCGCGACACTTTCGCCAGACTGCGCGCGCTGATGCATAGCCGGCCCGAGATCATCTTTGACCCTTCGCATTGCCCCGAGACCGCGCCATGAGCCTGACCGCCTTTCTGAGCAGCCGCTATGCCGCCTTCCCCTCTCGCGATGCGATCGAGATGCATCAGGCCGCCGCCTTCCGCCGGTTTCGCGCGCGGGCCATGCCACGCTCGCCCTTTTACCGCGACATGGCGGACCTGCCGCTGGACCGGTTGCCGCGCATGGACAAAGCGCGGCTGATGGAGAACTTCTCACGTGTCAACACCTGCGGGATCGACCGCGAGGCCGCGTTTCAGGCGGCGATCCGGGCCGAGGGCAGCCGTGATTTCCGCCCGATGATCGGCAATGTCTCGGTCGGGCTTTCGACCGGCACCTCGGGGCAGCGCGGGCTGTTTCTGGCCACCCCGCGCGAACGCAGGCTGTGGGCGGCGATCATGCTGGGACGGTTCTGGCCGAACCTTGCGCGACCGCAGCGCGTGGCCTTTTTCATGCGCGCCGACAATGCGCTTTATCGCAGCATCTCGAACCCTTTGGTGCGTTTTGGCTTTTTCGATCTTCTGTCGCCATTCGAGGCGCAGATCCCAAGGCTGGCGGCGCTGAATCCGACCGTGCTGATCGCACCGGCGCGCCAGCTTGGCCTGTTGGCGCAGATGCAGGCGGCGGGAGAGCTTGCCCTGACGCCCTCGCGCGTGATCTCGGTTGCCGAGACGCTGTCACCCGAGGACGCGCAGGCGATCCGCAGCGCCTTTGACCGCCCCGTCGATCAGGTCTATCAGGCGACCGAGGGGGTGCTGGCCATGACCTGTCGCGCCGGCAACCTGCATCTGAACGAACGCTGGCTGCGCATCGACCGCGAGGTGATCGATGCGGAGACTGGCGCGTTCTGCCCGATCATCCACGATTTCACCCGCGAAAGCCTGCCGATCCTGAATTATCGGCTGAACGACGTGCTGGTTCCTGATCCCCGGCCTTGCCCCTGCGGCTGCGCCAGCACCCGTATCGCCCGGATCGAGGGGCGCGAGGATGACATGCTGTGGTGGCGCTCGGGTCGCAGCCGGCGCATGGTCAGCGCCGAGGCGATCCGCACCACCATCGCCTGCCTGCCCCAGTCCCTGCGCGATTATCGCGTGATCCAGCAAGGGGAAGAGCTGCATCTGTGGCTGGAAGGCGCAGGCGTCGGTGCGGATGGCGCGCTTTCGACGGCTTTCGAGGATCTGGCAAAGCGTCTGGACTGCGCCTTGCCGCGACTGGTTTTCCACAACGGCCTGCCCGACGAGCGGGACGAGAAAAAACGACGCCGCATCAAGGTTCTTCCCGGAGCGGCATCGCTAGGCCCGCCCGATCAGGAAACCCCATTGTCTGACCTTCGTAGTGGCAAGACCATTCCAGTCGTTTCGCGTTCGGCCGCATCATCGGCGAGCCCCGGATAGGACCCGCCGAACCCCACCCCGCCGGGGCCGTCCAGCCCAAGGACGTCCTCCGCGGCGGTTTTTCTGGCTGCGGATTACAGCGCCGCCAGCACCCGCGCCCATGACCGGATGCCCTTGTGAAAGCTGGTCAGGCTGTATTTCTCGTTCGGGCTGTGGATGCGGTCGTCGGTAAGGCCAAAGCCAGCCATCACGACATCCACCCCCAGCATTTCCTTGATCATGGTGGTTACGGGGATCGAGCCGCCGCCGCCTACAAAGGCTGCCTCCTTGCCCCATTCGTCGCTGAGCGCCTGCTGCGTTTTCTGGAAAACCGGGACCGAGACATCGAAGGCGACGGCGCGGCCCGAGCCGAATTCGGTGAATTCGACCCGGCAATCGGCGGGAATGCGGGCCCTGACGAATTCGCGGAATGCGGCGCGGATCTTGTGCGGATCCTGATCAAAGACCAGACGGAAACTGATCTTGGCCGAGGCGACCGCCGGGATTACGGTCTTGAACCCGTCACCGGTATAGCCGCCGGTCATGCCGTTCACCTCGCAGGTCGGACGCGACCAGGTCTGTTCCAGCACCGAGCGGCCCTTTTCACCAGCGGGGACCGACAGGCCGACCTCGCCAAGGAACTCGGATTCTGAAAAGCCGAGCTGAGCCCAGCTGTCGCGCAACGATTGCGGCAGGTCAGGCACGCCGTCATAAAAGCCCGGAAGGGTGATGCGGCCGTCGGCATCGCGCAAATCTGCGAGGACGCGGGCAAGGATGTGGTTCGGGTTGGCCGCAGCCGAGCCGTAAAAGCCTGAATGCAGGTCGCGGTCACTGGCGTGGATGTGAATTTCCTCGGCACAAAGGCCACGCAGGCTGGTGGTGATTGCGGGTGTCTGTTTGTCCCACATGTTGGTGTCGCAGATCATGGCGACATCGGCTTGCAGCTCATCCTTGGCTGCTTCGAGAAAGCCGGGCAGGCTGGGACCACCCGATTCCTCTTCGCCCTCCAGCAGGATTGTGATCGGCACCGGCAGTTTGCCGGTGACGGCCTTCCAGGCGCGGCAGGCCTCGACAAAGGTCATCAACTGGCCCTTGTCATCCGAGGAGCCGCGGCCACGAATTTCCTTGCTGCCGTCGGGCAGGGTGACGATTTTGGGTTCAAAGGGATCGTCGTCCCACAATTCCAGCGGGTCGGTGGGCTGCACGTCATAATGACCGTAAAACAGCACCTTCATACCGGGCGCGTCGTGGTCCTTGGCCAGGACGATGGGATGGCCGGGGGTGTCGCGAACCTCGGACGCGAAGCCGATTGCAGCCAGGTCCTGCGCATGCCATTCGGCGCAGCGGCGCGTTTCGGCGGCATAGGCGGGATCGGTCGAGATCGACTTCATCCGCACGGTCTGGAACAGGCGGTCGAGCGCGTTTTCCAAATCGGTGTCGATATGGGCCAAGACTTTCTCGAGATCTGACATCGGTAGAGCCTCCACAAGATAAAGTTGGGTTTGCAAGAGATAAGCTTAAACGTGCCGCCCAAGAGGCCGGGCGGCAACGGAGTTGTCAGAATGGCCAGATCAGCGGCACGAGGAATACCGCGATGATGAAGAACCAGATCAGCATCGGTAAGCCGAGTTTCCAGTAGTCACCGAACTTGTAGGCGCCCGGTTCCATCACCATCAGGTTGGTGGCGGTTGCCACGGGGGTCAGGAAGGCTCCGGCACAAGCGATGCAGACGCACATCAGCACCGGCTGGATCGAGATCCCCATCTGCTTTGCCGCCACCACCGAGATTGGGATGATGATCAGCGACGTTGCCGTATTGGAGATGACCTGCCCCAATATCGCCGACAGGATGAACAGGCCGGCCAGCAGGGAATACGGTCCCATATCGCCCACGACATGAACAAGCCCGTCGGCCAGAAGCTTTGCCGCTCCCGTCACCTCCATCGCCGTCGACAGCGGCATGAGCGCCGCGACCAGAATGACCGTCGTCCAGCCGACCGAGCGATAGACCTGCTCGACGCTCAGCACGCCCGCCGTCACGATGATCCCCGCTGCCAGCAGGCCGGCAACGGCCGGCGGCACCAGCCCGGTCGCCAGCAGCAAGACCATCAGCGCAAGGGCCATCAGCACGGTTTTCGACCCCGCCCCCATCGGCACCGCCTGACGGCGCACCACATCGGGGGTATTGACGACCAGAACCTCGTGCTGCTCAAGCCTCGTGTCCAGCGCCCCCCAGGTGCCTTGCAACAGCAGCGTATCCCCCGCCGCCAGCGTCACGCTGCGGCGCAGATCCTCGCCCTGACGCTGAATCGCCAGCACGATCAGATCGCCGCTTTCGGTGACCATGCCCGGAAAAAACCGTGCCCCGATCAGCGGCGAGCGCGGCGGGATCAGCACCTCGGCAAGGCCCGACTCGCCGTTGAACAGCGTATCGGAGAGATCGCCGATCAGAGTATCTTCGCGAACGGCAAGATCCAGTCGCCCGACCAATTCGGCAGCCTGATCGGCGGGGCCGCGAATAACCAGAATGTCGCCTTCCCCCACAGCGTCGTTGCGGGCCGGCTGGCCCTTTGCGTTCTTCACCGTGATAAGAACAAGATCGGGTAGCCCGTCCAGGTCGATCGCCGCGCGCGGCTGCCCGATAACCCGAGAGCCGGCACGCACTCGCAGTTGGTGCACATCGCTGGACAGGTAATATTGCTCGAACAGGGTGCAGGCATGGCGGCTTAGGTCGGGGGGCAGGGATCGTGTCATGCGCTTGGGCAGAAGCTTTTGGCCGAACAGCACGGCAATGGCTACACTGCCGATCACCAGCGGTACGCCGACCAGCCCAAATTCGAAATAGCCGAAGCCGCCGCCGCCAGCCTCCTTGGAGGCTTCCGCAACCAGCACGTTTACCGGGCTGCCCGTCAGCATCAACTGCGAGCCGGCATGTGCACCAAAGACCAACGGCATCAGCAGTTGCGACGGCGCGCGCCCCAGACGGATCGCTATCACCACAACCACCGGAAGCAGCGCGGCCACAGCGCCATTGACGCTGATCAGCGCCGACAGGACGCCCACGAATGCCATCATCATCACGATCAATCGTGTCCGGCTGGTGCCGGCATGGCGGATCAGAAGCTGACCTGCCCAAGCGGTGACGCCCGACAGTTCAAGCCCGGCACTGACCACGAAAAGCGCGGCGATGAAAATGACAGCCGGATCGCCGAATCCCGCCAGTGCCTCTTGTACCGTCAGAATGCCGCTGGCCCAAAGTGCAAGCGCCGCGCCGACGCAGACAACGATAACCGGAAGCCTGTCCCAGATGAAAAGCACGACGATTGCCGCAACAATCGCAAAAACGATCCAGATATCTGTCAATGATGATCCCCGCTTCAAAGGATTGATTGATGTTGACGAATATCGTGCAAAACGGCAACACTAATTCCACAGCAATGCCAATGCTGCCCAATCGGGAAAACATATCGTCTTGCCGAATATGGGCTCATCGACATGGGCTACCCGATGCAGGATTGGTCGGACTACTCTCTAGTTGCAGATCAGCCACTTTTGGCGGTCTGATATATGCGCCGGACTGAAATCAATGAAAAAGGCAATGCGATATCAGTGCTATTCTTGTGGAAGGAAACGGGTTTCGTCAGGGGCGCCTGACTCCTTTTGTACCGTGCATTTATCAAAAGCAGGGGGGTAAGGTGGCGAACAAATCAGGGAAGAGTGGATCGCCCACAGATACCGAAGGAATGTCGGGATTCCTGGGCACAATCGAACGGTTGGGAAACATGGTTCCCCACCCGGCGATTATCTTTTTTATGCTCATCGGAACCGTGATCGTTCTTTCGGTGATCTTCGGGGCGCTTGGCACATCGGTCATTTACGAAGGCTATGATGAGACCGTCGGGGATATCGTGACCCAGACCAGCGCCGTGCGCAGTCTGCTGTCTCCTGATGGCATTCGCTTCATGGTGACCTCTCCGGTTGCGAATTTCCTGGGCTTCACCGGAGTGGGAGTGATCCTTGTCGCGATGATCGGGGTTGGGCTGGCCGAGGAATCGGGGCTGATCGCCACTCTGGTGCGCAAGCTGGTGGCGGCGGCGCCGCGTTCGATCTTTACCTTCATGATCGTCATGGTGGGCGTGTTGTCCTCGATCGCGGCCGATGCCGGTTATCTGGTGTTGGTGCCGTTGGCGGCTGCGGCCTTTCACAGCATGGGGCGGCATCCATTGGCCGGTCTGGCGGCCGGCTTCTCGGGGGTGGCGGCGGTGTTTCTGGTCAACGTCTTCATCACCCCGGTCGACGCCCTTCTGGTCGAGGTGACGAACGACTCGATCCGGACGGTCAATCCGAATGCCGAAATCACGGTGGTGGGCAATCTGTTCTTCATGATCGCCTCGTCGATCGTGATGGGCATCATCTGCACCGTGCTGACAGAACGCTTCATTGAGCCGCGCCTTGGACCCTATGACGGCGGCCTGCCGGTCGAGGCCTCCACCGGCCTTACCGAAGCCGAACAGCGCGGGCTGAAGTATGCCGGGCGGGCGCTGCTGGTCTTTGTCGTCGTACTTGGCGCATTGACGGCGCCGCCTGCGCCTTGGGGCATCCTGCGCAATCAGGAAACCGGCGGGATCATGGCCGGCTCGCCCTTTATGAGCGGCCTGATCGTGCTGATCAGCCTGCTGTTCCTGATCATCGGCTATGCCTACGGGCGTGGCGCCGGGACCATCGCCAATATGACGGCGGGGATCGGGCTGGTGGTCAAGACCTGGAGCAATCTGGCCGGAATGATTTTCCTGCTGTTCGTGATTGCGAACTTTATCGCCTTCTTCAACTTCACCAACCTTGCTACGGTTCTTGCGGTCAATCTGGCGAACTTCCTGCAAACATTGCCGATTTCCGGAATCACCTACATCGTCCTGTTCGTCCTTGTGGTGGCAATCATCGACATCATCCTGACCGGGGCGTTGGCGAAATGGGCGATATTGGCCCCGGTCTTTGTCCCGTTGTTCATGCGACTGGGCGGCGATCCGGATTATGTTCTGGCCGCCTATCGCGTGGGGGATAGCCCGATGAACGTGATCACGCCGCTGAACGTCTATCTGGCCGTCATGGTCGGATTTGCCCAGAAATACCAGAAGGACGCGGGGATCGGCACGGTTGTCGCCCTTATGCTTCCCTATACGGTGACATTGTTGGTCGTGTGGACGCTGTTGCTAGTCGTTTGGTATGCGCTTGGCCTGCCGCTGGGGCCGGCCTGAAGCAAAACGTATCGGGCGGACGCAAGAAACGCCCGATATTTTCGCTCCGCACCCGGTTCAGGCGGATTCTGTCTCTGCCTGAACCAGCTTGGTGCCCGCAATCTGGGTGGGTATCAGGAACCGCCCCCTTACCGGCCTATGCGTTGCGGAATGTTTCCTGTGGCTGGGTGCTCTTTCGAACCCTTTCCTTGATCTCGGCCTTGTCCTGGACAATCTTGCCGGCCGATGCATCTCGTTTCTCGTGATATGTAGTTGCTGGAAAGTGCGCGATCATTCTGGGAATCCCGCGGACCGGTTTTTAAATTACGCAGCCAACTCGATCATCGAGCCGATAATTTGACGAAGGGGAAAAGCGCTCGCGAATTGTCCGGTTGCTAATCCCAATGCGGAAAATGGTGGGCTTGGTTTACCTTCAACGGAGCATGACCCAACTCGCGAACGAGATGACCCGCAACTCGATAAGCTGGGGTCAGTCTCATTGGTCCTCAAAGCCAGAAGCAACAGGTGTAGCGACAGCGATGGGGCCATCCCGGACCGCGCCACACCATCGCAATCCATTGCGATTGTGCAGATTGCTGCTGAGAACATGCCGATCACCAATGCACGGGCGGCCTATGGCTTTTCACCTTGGGCCCCTTCAAACAGCGATGGTCGCAAGGACTATGCTGCTGGCAGAGGAAAACTCCCCTCTCTTGTTTCGGGCGACCGGCAAGATGGGCGGTCATACCGGCACGCGTGCCTCAGATTTCCCGTGAGCCAAGAAAGCGCCCGAAGGTTCGGATGGTTGGGCCGAACAGGAAAGCTTCGTAAGGCTCGGGGTCGCTGCCCGGAAAATCCATGCCGGGCGAGCCGGCAGGCATTCCGGGAACAGCCAGCCCTGTTGCGTCAGGCCGCTCTGCCAGAAGGCGGCGGATCGCAGCGGCTGGCACATGACCCTCTACCACATAGCCGCCCACCTCGGCGGTGTGGCACGATGTCAGTTCGTCCGGCACGCCGAGCCGCTGCTTGAGACTGTCGACATCAGCCGAGTTCACGACCCTGACCGGGAACCCCGCAGCCTCGATATGCGCAATCCAGTCGCTGCAGCAGCCGCAGGACGGATCCTTGGTGACGGTCATCAGTGGCAACGCCTCGGCGTGTCCCCGACCTGCCAAGGAAACCAGCAGGGGAAATGCGCCGGCAGTCGTCAGAAGGGCGCGTCGGCTTATGGTGTGGTCGTTTCGCATCGTCAAACCTCGGTGATGGGTTTCATTATCTCGCCGTGCCGATTCAGGCGCGACGCAGGGGGCTAACAGGTTCCGGCCTTCCGCGGCATGTGCCGCCTTCCTTATGCCTGCGGGAGATGGCCTGACCAGTCCGCCCATCGTCACAGTTTGCTGCGGCGAGGCTCCAAGGCGTTGCCGCCTGCGCGATGATGGCAGGGCGGAGTGGAGCAAAGGCCCGCGCCGCCGCGAAAGGATGTTCATTATCGTCTCATCAGGACGTAACGTCCTGTTCATCAAAGCCGATGGGACGTCCCAGGCCTTACCCGCGGGATGCGATCAGAGGCGACGGGATTGGGGAGGACGTTCGCTTAGGCCAGGAGCGCGGGAGGCCCGGACTGTATCAGCGGGAAGGTCATGGCTTGCGGGCACGAGGCCATCGCCTGCGTCCTCGTCCGGCACAGGAAGAAAGGCCGAAAGGCCCACGCAAAGGCGTTCACATATGCCGGCATCAGTCGAGTTGCCGTGCTGATCGCCGTCACAGGCGGGTTTACTGTTGTGCGGGCTATGCATCATCTCGGCGATATGCGCGGAGTGATCCGGCACCGCACTCATGCGTGCCGCGTGCGCTGAGGCCACCGTGGTAACCACGGTGA
This window harbors:
- a CDS encoding M20/M25/M40 family metallo-hydrolase codes for the protein MSDLEKVLAHIDTDLENALDRLFQTVRMKSISTDPAYAAETRRCAEWHAQDLAAIGFASEVRDTPGHPIVLAKDHDAPGMKVLFYGHYDVQPTDPLELWDDDPFEPKIVTLPDGSKEIRGRGSSDDKGQLMTFVEACRAWKAVTGKLPVPITILLEGEEESGGPSLPGFLEAAKDELQADVAMICDTNMWDKQTPAITTSLRGLCAEEIHIHASDRDLHSGFYGSAAANPNHILARVLADLRDADGRITLPGFYDGVPDLPQSLRDSWAQLGFSESEFLGEVGLSVPAGEKGRSVLEQTWSRPTCEVNGMTGGYTGDGFKTVIPAVASAKISFRLVFDQDPHKIRAAFREFVRARIPADCRVEFTEFGSGRAVAFDVSVPVFQKTQQALSDEWGKEAAFVGGGGSIPVTTMIKEMLGVDVVMAGFGLTDDRIHSPNEKYSLTSFHKGIRSWARVLAAL
- a CDS encoding NAD-dependent epimerase/dehydratase family protein; amino-acid sequence: MRRALVTGASGCLGRALVEELQEQGWQVRTTARSQVDLPDFRAVDLVCDDLRPLVAGMDTVFHCAALSSAWGTRAAFHAANVLATRRLLDAAEQVGVERLVFASSPSIYADGTDRLDLPEHAPLPARPLSLYAESKRKAEAMVLGHNGGMNCTAIRPRAIYGRHDRALLPRLIGAMRQGRVPMIRGGRALIDLTHRHDAARAMILAASGPRGGVWNITSGQRFRFCDLVDLIARESGLRFRRLHLPYGLARGLAVVSESMARLRGGAEPRLTRQAVASLGTSLTLDISAARRELGYCPAVRFEEGVAECFA
- a CDS encoding TetR/AcrR family transcriptional regulator — its product is MARPRQYDPNELHARCVEVARQLLEQGGPEALTARALASGVGVTPGTIYNLFRNMSAVLHEVNRHTFTELAQAIDAVSVANPQERLHALAEVYLGFMLARKVVWRGLFEGPRVTESFPDWYLALIDGLIDRIAAPLAMLEPQSSPRLLAEQLFLSVHGIVALAASDRLDLVTRQDPHALAQADVDRMVAAIRAGAV
- a CDS encoding F390 synthetase-related protein, with the translated sequence MSLTAFLSSRYAAFPSRDAIEMHQAAAFRRFRARAMPRSPFYRDMADLPLDRLPRMDKARLMENFSRVNTCGIDREAAFQAAIRAEGSRDFRPMIGNVSVGLSTGTSGQRGLFLATPRERRLWAAIMLGRFWPNLARPQRVAFFMRADNALYRSISNPLVRFGFFDLLSPFEAQIPRLAALNPTVLIAPARQLGLLAQMQAAGELALTPSRVISVAETLSPEDAQAIRSAFDRPVDQVYQATEGVLAMTCRAGNLHLNERWLRIDREVIDAETGAFCPIIHDFTRESLPILNYRLNDVLVPDPRPCPCGCASTRIARIEGREDDMLWWRSGRSRRMVSAEAIRTTIACLPQSLRDYRVIQQGEELHLWLEGAGVGADGALSTAFEDLAKRLDCALPRLVFHNGLPDERDEKKRRRIKVLPGAASLGPPDQETPLSDLRSGKTIPVVSRSAASSASPG
- a CDS encoding 3-oxoacyl-ACP synthase III family protein, with the protein product MSRTDQTPTINMTITGTGSYLPCKVLTSAAIDARMGWQDGTCQSRYGIVARHVAAGEETSSLMASKAAHRAMEMAGCRPQDLDLILGACGVMEQPIPSTAVLVQEKLGLGRTGIPAYDVNATCLSFLQALDVAALHIQCGRARRVLVFSADIASVGLDWNHPEAAAIFGDGAAAVVLEAGGTGGILAQDFCTFAHGHDACVLAAGGTRVNPARGIAPGEDRFRMDGGKAFRVASRHLPLFLARLLRRAGVTMDKIGCVIPHQASALALRHAVENLRLASDKVIDIFALTGNQIAASIPVALDHAVRSGRLRRGNTALLLGTSAGISIGGAMVRF
- a CDS encoding sulfotransferase, which produces MMHDGLMQGGLILGSARCGSTLVSRILREHPDILSISELFASVGHNAFRPARLSGRRFWSHLARPSRAMSQVANPDAAPSEFLYGRAGSPAHDPWHCPPILAVTLPHLTQDADALFDALRQDIATRERASLADQYRGLFRAMARHLGPRRVWVERSGGSLVAAGTLCEMFPEARTVLLLRNGPETALSMRDYPAARLAIWCWRWCGTLGIDLLDPRRHFGRGAFWPAVVAIGNCFGVRSIIARQPSLRDSGAFWSAVTTTGLKGLEAARPMILRYEDLCADPTPQIRKLGLHLTGNAPDEWLSRVARLPQHRQSRLASLSTAELDELRAACTPGEKAIAAFVRP
- a CDS encoding MBL fold metallo-hydrolase, yielding MLCLTTLRIGECRAPAWGAGLRGRGFATFPALVTLIRTETATVLVDGGYGPAFFKATARFPARFYRWLTPVRLPEDQWLSRQLPCVPDMVLLTHMHADHVSGLMELPEGVPVRASRQAIAHLRGLSDWQALRAACPAGLRDAVLARDPQPVEDGPLVPTGLPGFPEGHDILGDGRLIAIPLPGHGIGQIGLWIPEAARFLIADAAYSRASLRENRLPPGPVLARLGDAEAYRDTFARLRALMHSRPEIIFDPSHCPETAP